From Solanum stenotomum isolate F172 chromosome 2, ASM1918654v1, whole genome shotgun sequence:
GTCAACTTATACCACTAACATATGTacttagtattttaattttaatattaaaatgcataaaCACCAACATtaactcaattcaattttaatctGTCCAAATCCAATTCATCCTTTGCCCATTTGCCATCATTAATTGTGACCATTGCATTAAACTCTACTACGATTCCAACCATGTGACCTTAGCGCTTGTTTGGTACGCGgattaattaaattatcttGAGATTATAGTATTAGATTATAATTCCTAAATTAATTTATCACACCTAGCTAGAagattgagataaaatattcataagTTGAATGGGATAAGATGGAATATCCCATGATAAAATCTGAAATTATCCATCTTTATCTCACCTAGCAAACGATCCGTTAAAGAGATTTGAATTTGAAGATTGAGGCATACATTTCccaaaactattttaaatttgcATGTATGTACCaatatactttaatttttatttgcaaaaatgAAAAAGCTAGAGTAAACATAAAAAGGTAGAAAAGGAAGGCGTAGAATGTGAAATAAAGTAGTAAAATCTTTTTCTTTGTACAAAAAGGGAGATCAAAGCAAGCTGTGGAAAAAACCCTGCTAGGAATATTTGTTGAGATTGAAGGAAAACAAAGAGAATACTAATTAGCATCACTTTTGATGATATGTTGCTTTTGGAAAACGATATGTGCACCAAACGAAGTGCCATATTTTGGTTTAATAAAGCTGATGTCTCCTGTCGTGCCACCATCTCCACCTAtcaaccaaaaacaaaaataccaATAAAGTTAAACCAATATAATGTCAccattaaatataaatatccCCTTAGAGGGGTCTTTATATTGTTGTTATATTTAAAAACAGTTTTAGAAATTTTTATGTTTCTACAAGATCATCACAATTCCAGTGGTTTTACCAGAAATAGTATTTTTTAGAAAagggaaaagactcaaatacgttatcaaactttggaaaaaaggcttatttatgtcattcgttaaaagtttggcttatttatatcatttccGTTTGAGAAAAGGTTAatccatgtcattatttgttaactgaaatgaCATAAGATGAGCCAAATTTTTAATTGGATGACATAGATGAGCTTAGTCTCAAAGTTATATACtacatatttgagtcttttccttttaaaaactaatttaattaatgatgtGACCAAATCATAATTGACCACGTgtgaaaaatgattttgcaaaatcaattttttttcaattaacaaataatgacatgaatgaATATTTTCTCAAACAGAAATGACATTTTGCAAGTTCTTAAAAGATGACAGAGATGAGTATTTTGCAAGTTCGAAAACGTAATACTATTTTGCAGTAAATTGCAATGTTGGTAAATGAAGGTAGGTGATAAGACATACCAGTAGAAATCCCATCTGGGTCGGACTTTATACATACGGTTTTCACCATGTGGGTAATCAGATACAGCCCTCTTGGTATTTTGAAAAGCACAACAACCAATGGAATAAATTCCAATGAGTAAGACAAGCATGACAATATTAAGAACTGATATCTTTTGCCAATCCCTTCTCACATCTTCAAGAACTCCAGCTTTGCATGAATCACACTCATAGCACAACAAATTTGGATCATTGTTCCATTGGTAACAATCTGCCTCTTGTGTCATTGTTGTCAATCCATAGTTGCATGCTGTTGGTGGTTTGCAACATCCTGACTGTCAATTcagaaagacttttgaaatatatggtctaaaataagtcatacATATTTATGTAGTTAGAAATTATTTCATCAAGAGTAAATAAACATTTTGAAGATAAATTTTTACTAAAGTATCACTTTTTggactaataaaaaaaagaaaataagtccTATAAAGTGGGACAGCCGGACAGATGGAGTAAATATTATCAAATTCCAATTATGTCCACTGAACTTGTAAAattgcaaatatatataattattctaATCAGATAATGCGCTTACACTTTATACATACCAATTATTAGAGGCGGGTTTAAAGGGGGTCGAGGATGTTCACCAGAATTCTCTAGgtcaaaaattatattgaatatataagtttttttaaaatttttatgtgtagattttgaattttctaaACACAAATATAAAGGTTGACTTAATGATTTAATATTCTTGATCTATTTTTTAAATCCGTTAGTGAAAATTCTGGATTAGCTATGGCATATGATGGATGATAATATTCTTGATCTACTTTAAATCGTATAAAATTGGAATATAATCGCCTCCGCCCCACCACCCAGTAGAGAATATTGAGAAAAGCATACTAGCAACAAGGAAAGAGGCAAAAGATTTTACTTCTCAAGtctcaacaaattaaaagagaagacaacaaccaaaaaaataaaaataaaaacaaaatatagaaaaaatttcatttgtttCTTGGATGTATATCCTCTACtagttattttatatacttCAGTCATTTTTTATATGGTAAAATAAACAAAACCACCCTATAATTTccaaaaaatggagaaaaaagaaagaacactTGTCCAAGTTCTTGGTAATAAAATTAGCTGGATTTAGCTAATATTCATCAATACTAGTGTAAATACTTATCATGTAATCATCAATATACACATACATAGTTCAAAGAAGGTATGAAATGGGAAACAAATAGCAACTAATAGGAAaacagtaacaacaacaaaatagtaaaataatcGAAACACCATAAACAACAGATGACGATAAAAAGTAGAAGCAAGATAACTCTCTACTATCTACTAATTATCTACCCTTATCTACGACTCTCACACCCTCCAATCTATGGTCATATATCCTCGGTAAGGTGAAACGACGTTTTATGACCAAAGACATAACAAaaagtttattatctttagatATGATGTTTATAATAGTGAGAGGTTAACATTCAAGGCACGTTCCTAGAGACTAGTACATACCTGGATAGGAGTCAAATCTTTGGTAAGATAATCATATGGACTCCAAGTAATAACATTAGCACAAGTCTTGGAACCCAAAATACAAGCTCTAATAGTGACCCAATATTGAGGATCCTTAATCCTTTTCCTTAGCCATGGTGAGTAATTTTGAAgatgatactctttatatactTTACCAGGCACATCCATTCCACCACCTTGGCTTGTTACCACAAAACCAAAAACAGTTAGCCCCATCAATGCCCCTATGAGGAACAACATGACAAATAAGTAGAGCCAAAGTGCCCATGCAACATGGAAACAAGCTCCAATGAAACCAGCCAATGAAACTATGAGGATTATGAAACCTATGAACAAGAGTGGTGTTTGGAGGAATTTCTCACATGTTGTACTACTCCTTGCCATCCATAATCCAGCACCTATGATTGGAATTGATGCTAATAGTGTGAATAAATTCAAGAAACCTATTACTGTGTTGCTAAATCTATACATAGTTTCTTCACTTAATTTTCTAGTTTACTAGGTGCTTGGGTTTGGAGGGTTTCTTTAGTATACATATTTTGCTTTTCTTCTTGATCACCTTTTTTTATAACTACTAGTACTAGCTTTTAAAAGGGTggcaaattattttaaataaaaagaaccTTAGAGTGGAGTATGGCCATTGGATTGATTACTTTATGGGTAATaaggaatatttttatttggataATAGTGAGTGACCAAAATTGAATTCTTAGCTATTAAGtaaatatatttctcacataGAATATAGTCATTCAACTCGACTCGCTTGTTTGTCATGCCTATGGGTGAAGAATCTTATCCTCATAGGCTCGGACAAGGTCCAAACCATAGGAAAAAACTCAACGATAAAAAGTAGAATAAAACCAGCTTCTCTAAAACACCACAACCCCCTCCCCCaatcggaaaaaaaaaagaaaaagtaatggGTATACGATAAAGAAATTACCAAGTAAGCTTTGTACCTTTTAGACACTCGTAGTAGACTTTCACTGTCATTTCGGTATTTTGACATTCTTTTATAATCAGCAAAAATATAATGTAATGTATATTATACTCGGGAATAGTGTGTAAAGTGtctaattaattgaggatattaGACATTTTTGACAACAATAATTCTTAAACAATGAtttttgagttttaaaaaaGTACAAACTATTATATCAGGAAGCTTCAAATAGGCTTTAATAGAGtccaaattttcatcttattttctTCCATCCAAAAGTGATGAAACAATgcttaaaatcaataatttaagCTCAAATACAAGATTAACGtttatttcaatcaaaatttagcaaataaatttgatttcaGATCTGATTTTTCACATAGTAAACTAAAACATCAAACTCTACTAATTTGAAAAACTAGTTAGGGTGATTGAATAAAAGGCTAATTAAAACTTTACTGAAAAGCTAGTAGCTACCTATTACCAATGGACTCAATTTAGTCAAGCTAAcatagaaattatcaaaaatcaTTTCGTTTGAAGTGCCTGAATGTGTATGAGATATACAACATGctcttcaaatatatatatatatatatatggccaaacacatatacaacccctctaacttgccctcatttttcattttggcactccaacttatccttgttccattttaacccttaaacttcattttttatgtcccattttaacacgaaatattatttttatgatttctttatttttatatatattcttcaatggcaacttcttattttaaattgacatgtgtcagttaattttagttaaaaaaataaaaattaacaaaaaataattctttttaaaaaataataatttatttttaagagttttatgtatttttatgtgaaagataaccgacgaaattgtgttggttttctttcttaaaaatcaCCGACAATCTAAAGTCAATCgagttttaacattttttagtagtgttattagcaaagaacaagagtcttttttactcgtattgaagatgagtttttttattcgtattgatttatattaaaaataaaaagtgagtatttgcgtttaatttagatagcctagattataagaaataataaataagtagtgttatttaatttaattgaatgtttaagaaagaaaatcaaagaactttcgtcaatttaatttcatgcaaaaatacagagaaatctcaaaaaataatattattgtttgaaaaaatttatgttcgttcgcgaatatttaatttttttacgaaAATTAACAGACAcatgtctatttttttaaaataaaaaattgcaattgaagaacataaataaaaaaaaatcataaatattagtattagtgtttaaatggtacagaaaaaatggagtttaagggttaaaatgaaacaaggctaagttggagtgccaaaatgaaaaatgagggcaagtttgaggggttgtgtatgtgtttggcctatatatatatatatatatatatttatttatttttcatgattttataaAGTTATTCAAAACTGGTGTGgtggaattttttaaaattttgttcatTCATGTTTTGTAAAGTTTTCATCAAGATTTTTCATGAGATGGTATGGGTTGTAGGGATAAagcatgaaaaagaaagaaaacaaaattaagtgaGAAGGGGTTAGTCTTAATATATAAATGAAGTCAAGCTTGATTGAGAAATTTCTTTAAATTGATAAATGTGATTTGGTTACTTTAAGATCGGAAAAGAAACTCTGATAACTAAAGAATTATTTGGAGTTAGACTTTGCATAGTCCCTTATATGTGATATGAGTTGTATAATATATTGATTGGTCTTCGGACATagtctatattttttattgattgagTAATGATGCTTGTGTGAATAAATATGTGAAATTATTGAACTGTCTATTATAATTGTGTCACgccccaaaaatggatgtgatgacacTTGTATATTCCTATCAAGATAAGTCAGCCTCAACTCACTTCAACCCAACAAAAacgaaagaaaaaacaaaaatgcaaTGAAATAGAACAAGACAGGtggaaaacttattcattctaaacAATACCCCAAAACCTAGTTGTCAAGTTTACAAACCCCACAgaatttgaaagataaataaCAAGTCTAAGTCTTTGTTTCTCAAGTAGAACAAAgctcaaaaagaaaaggaaaagagggtCCGCTAGgatgacaagcaactacctctCAAATCTTTCACAAGTCTCGACTGTCAGGAGAAGATCACATGGGTGCGAGctcggaacctacacaagtgtagaagcaaggggtgagtaccaacaacaTGGTACCCAACAAGCAACCTACTAAACAAAGCAACTAGCTAGAAAACGAATACCCTGACTCACCAAGCGAACCTCTTCAAACTACAACCTACATAGAAATCAGCCAAATCTAACAATTCTACAATACACGACACACAAGGCCCAATACTCACAGTTCAATCTTCACAATTCAACAATCAAACTAATCAAataagtcaatctcaatgtcaaGTATTTTAGTCACATAAGACAAGTACATCAATCTCAAGTATCAAGCAAGTCACGCATAAGCTTCAAGGTATAAAGTCACATAATCAAATCTCTAGTCGAAACCATTTCTCAttggcacaatatcgcttgtcGTCAATGACCTCGACATAATAACACTCGTAGGAAATGACCTGGTCTAGTCACACTTGCTGAAAATGAGCTCGGCCTAATAGCATTTGCCGACAAAGACCTCGACATAATAGCACTCGTCGGCAAAGATCTCGACATCATAACATTC
This genomic window contains:
- the LOC125854542 gene encoding tetraspanin-6; the protein is MYRFSNTVIGFLNLFTLLASIPIIGAGLWMARSSTTCEKFLQTPLLFIGFIILIVSLAGFIGACFHVAWALWLYLFVMLFLIGALMGLTVFGFVVTSQGGGMDVPGKVYKEYHLQNYSPWLRKRIKDPQYWVTIRACILGSKTCANVITWSPYDYLTKDLTPIQSGCCKPPTACNYGLTTMTQEADCYQWNNDPNLLCYECDSCKAGVLEDVRRDWQKISVLNIVMLVLLIGIYSIGCCAFQNTKRAVSDYPHGENRMYKVRPRWDFYWWRWWHDRRHQLY